A region from the Streptomyces tsukubensis genome encodes:
- the cmk gene encoding (d)CMP kinase, translating to MSDTVESAVIVAIDGPAGTGKSSTSKAVAAALGLRYLDTGAQYRAITWWMITNGVDTADAAAIATASDKPAIVSGTDPAGPTITVDGEDVSAPIRTPEVSARVSAVSAVPEVRTRITGLQQAIAAAAETGIVVEGRDIGTTVLPDADLKIFLTASAEARAARRAGELKGADVEATRQALVKRDAADSGRATSPLAMAADAVEVDTTELTLQQVVDRVVALVEERRAAAR from the coding sequence GTGTCCGACACCGTGGAATCCGCCGTGATCGTTGCCATCGACGGCCCCGCCGGCACCGGCAAGTCGAGCACGTCCAAGGCGGTGGCCGCCGCCCTGGGGCTGCGCTACCTCGACACCGGCGCGCAGTACCGCGCGATCACCTGGTGGATGATCACCAACGGAGTGGACACCGCCGACGCCGCCGCGATCGCCACGGCATCGGACAAGCCCGCGATCGTCTCCGGCACCGACCCGGCGGGCCCCACGATCACCGTCGACGGCGAGGACGTCTCCGCGCCCATCCGCACCCCCGAGGTGTCCGCCCGGGTCAGCGCCGTCAGCGCGGTGCCCGAGGTCCGGACCCGGATCACCGGCCTCCAGCAGGCGATCGCAGCCGCCGCGGAGACCGGCATCGTCGTCGAGGGCCGGGACATCGGTACGACGGTCCTTCCCGACGCCGATCTCAAGATCTTCCTCACCGCCTCCGCCGAGGCCCGCGCCGCCCGCCGGGCCGGCGAGCTGAAGGGCGCCGACGTCGAGGCCACCCGGCAGGCGCTGGTCAAGCGGGACGCGGCCGACTCCGGCCGGGCCACATCGCCGTTGGCGATGGCCGCCGACGCGGTCGAGGTCGACACCACCGAGCTGACCCTCCAGCAGGTCGTCGACCGGGTGGTGGCCCTCGTCGAGGAGCGCCGGGCGGCCGCCCGGTGA
- a CDS encoding glycosyltransferase: MRISFLLHNAYGIGGTIRTTFTLAEALAERHEVEIVSVFRHRETPRMGAPKGVTLRALVELRKDSPEYAADDPEHARAARVFPRGDGRHRQYSRLTDARIGAHLRGLDADVVVGTRPGLNVHIARQARRGTVRVGQEHLTLDGHGYRLRRELGYRYGRLDAITTVTEADARSYRTRLRLPGVRIDAVPNGVPKPSVAPADGRAKFVVAAGRLTRVKRFDVLVEAFAKVVAARPDWRLRIYGGGDATGDEHGALTELIAARDLAGHVFLMGNVHPLEPEWVKGSIAAVTSAKEAFGMTIVEAMRCGLPVVSTDCPNGPREIIEDGVNGRLVPVGDVDAVAAGLLELIGDDERRHRAGAAALAASERFDPAAIAARHEAVFTELLERAGARGSGGAVRDLVYRVRGGCYGSYYALRHLAAAVVRRARRR, from the coding sequence ATGCGCATCTCCTTCCTGCTCCACAACGCGTACGGCATCGGGGGAACGATCCGTACCACCTTCACCCTCGCCGAGGCCCTCGCCGAACGGCACGAGGTCGAGATCGTCTCGGTGTTCCGCCACCGCGAGACGCCCCGGATGGGAGCGCCGAAGGGCGTCACCCTCCGGGCGCTCGTGGAACTCCGCAAGGACAGCCCGGAGTACGCGGCAGACGATCCCGAACACGCCAGGGCCGCACGGGTGTTCCCGCGCGGCGACGGGCGGCACCGGCAGTACAGCAGGCTCACCGACGCCCGGATCGGGGCCCATCTGCGGGGCCTCGACGCGGATGTCGTCGTCGGCACCCGGCCCGGGCTCAACGTCCATATCGCCCGGCAGGCCCGCCGCGGCACGGTCCGCGTCGGCCAGGAACACCTCACGCTCGACGGCCACGGCTACCGCCTCCGCCGTGAACTGGGCTACCGCTACGGGCGGCTGGACGCGATCACCACGGTCACCGAGGCCGACGCCCGCTCCTACCGGACCCGGCTCAGGCTGCCCGGGGTGCGCATCGACGCCGTACCCAACGGAGTGCCGAAGCCCTCCGTGGCGCCCGCCGACGGCCGGGCCAAGTTCGTCGTCGCGGCCGGGCGGCTGACCCGGGTGAAGCGGTTCGACGTGCTGGTCGAGGCCTTTGCGAAGGTGGTCGCCGCACGGCCCGACTGGCGGCTGCGGATCTACGGCGGCGGGGACGCCACCGGCGACGAACACGGCGCGCTGACCGAGCTGATCGCCGCCCGGGACCTGGCCGGCCACGTCTTTCTGATGGGCAACGTCCATCCGCTGGAGCCCGAGTGGGTCAAGGGGTCGATCGCCGCCGTCACCTCCGCCAAGGAGGCCTTCGGAATGACGATCGTGGAGGCCATGCGGTGCGGACTGCCGGTGGTCTCCACCGACTGCCCCAACGGTCCGCGGGAGATCATCGAGGACGGGGTGAACGGCAGGCTGGTGCCCGTCGGCGACGTCGACGCCGTGGCGGCCGGGCTGCTGGAGCTGATCGGCGACGACGAGCGCCGCCACCGGGCCGGGGCCGCGGCGCTGGCCGCCTCCGAACGCTTCGACCCGGCGGCGATCGCCGCACGGCACGAAGCCGTCTTCACCGAGCTGCTGGAGCGCGCCGGGGCCCGGGGGAGCGGCGGGGCCGTACGGGACCTGGTGTACCGGGTACGCGGCGGCTGCTACGGGAGCTACTACGCCCTGCGCCATCTCGCCGCGGCGGTCGTACGCCGGGCCCGGCGCCGCTGA
- the aroH gene encoding chorismate mutase — MAVRAVRGAVQLERDDAEHMDEQVGELLTAVLERNSLTADDLISVWFTATPDLRSAFPAAAARRLGITDVPLICAQEMDVEGAMPRIVRILAHVETGLGRSAVTHVYLGAAAALRKDIAQ, encoded by the coding sequence GTGGCGGTACGAGCGGTCCGCGGGGCCGTCCAGCTGGAACGGGACGACGCGGAGCACATGGACGAGCAGGTCGGCGAGCTGCTCACCGCCGTACTGGAGCGCAACTCCCTCACCGCGGACGATCTGATCAGCGTCTGGTTCACCGCGACCCCCGATCTGCGCAGCGCCTTCCCGGCCGCCGCCGCCCGCCGCCTCGGCATCACCGACGTCCCGCTCATATGCGCCCAGGAGATGGACGTCGAGGGCGCGATGCCCCGGATCGTCCGGATCCTGGCCCATGTCGAGACCGGGCTCGGCCGGTCCGCCGTCACCCATGTGTACCTCGGCGCCGCCGCCGCCCTCCGCAAGGACATCGCCCAGTGA
- a CDS encoding nucleotidyltransferase domain-containing protein: MDLEQFDLAPVVAEQPDPLLFATVSGAHLYGFPSRDSDVDLRGVHLLPVAELIGLDDPERTRTRMWDRDGVEMDLVTHDLLKFAGLMLRPNGYVLEQLLSPLVVHTTEAHAELTALAPGVLTARHAHHYRGFAKTQWGLYEKTGELKPLLYTFRALLTGIHLMRTGRVLASLPQLLDEIPAPSFLPDLIAAKAEAEHGTGAGLVPDSAAGEVAALHSVLDLAQRDTGLPEAPSARAALGDLVVRVRLAG, from the coding sequence GTGGACCTCGAACAGTTCGATCTCGCCCCGGTCGTCGCCGAACAGCCCGACCCGCTGCTCTTCGCCACCGTCTCCGGTGCCCATCTGTACGGATTCCCGTCCCGCGACTCGGACGTCGACCTGCGCGGAGTGCATCTGCTGCCGGTGGCGGAGCTGATCGGTCTCGACGACCCGGAGCGGACCAGGACCCGGATGTGGGACCGGGACGGGGTGGAGATGGACCTCGTCACCCACGATCTGCTGAAGTTCGCCGGACTGATGCTCCGCCCCAATGGCTATGTGCTGGAGCAGCTGCTCTCCCCGCTGGTCGTGCACACCACCGAGGCCCACGCCGAGCTGACCGCCCTCGCGCCCGGTGTGCTCACCGCCCGGCACGCCCACCACTACCGCGGGTTCGCGAAGACCCAGTGGGGGCTCTACGAGAAGACCGGGGAGCTGAAGCCGCTGCTGTACACCTTCCGCGCGCTCCTCACCGGTATCCATCTGATGCGCACCGGCCGGGTGCTGGCCTCCCTGCCGCAGCTCCTGGACGAGATACCGGCCCCCTCCTTCCTGCCCGACCTGATCGCCGCGAAGGCGGAGGCCGAGCACGGGACGGGTGCCGGGCTCGTCCCGGACTCCGCCGCCGGTGAGGTCGCCGCGCTCCACTCCGTACTGGACCTGGCGCAGCGGGACACCGGTCTGCCGGAGGCGCCGTCGGCCCGGGCCGCCCTCGGGGATCTCGTCGTACGGGTCAGACTCGCGGGCTGA
- a CDS encoding prephenate dehydrogenase: protein MRTAAVIGTGLIGTSAALALAGRGVVVHLVDHDAERVRTATALGAGTEEPPEGPVDLAIVAVPPARVAGALAGAMEAGLARGYLDVASVKGGPRRELEALGLDLSGYIGTHPMAGKERSGPLAASADLFEGRPWVLTPTPDTDTEVLNLALELVALCRAVPVVMDADAHDRAVALVSHTPQLVSSMVAARLREADETAVRLCGQGIRDVTRIAASDPRMWVDILSANPGPVAEVLGAIAADLDETVRALRSLESAETAERRDGASGIEDVLRRGNAGRARVPGKHGAAPAAYEVVAVLISDRPGELARIFADAGRAGVNIEDVRIEHATGQQAGLVQLMVEPAAVTVLSASLRERGWSVRP, encoded by the coding sequence GTGAGAACCGCCGCCGTCATCGGAACCGGACTGATCGGTACGTCCGCCGCCCTCGCCCTCGCGGGCCGCGGTGTCGTCGTCCATCTGGTGGACCACGACGCCGAACGGGTCCGTACCGCCACCGCCCTCGGCGCGGGCACCGAGGAGCCCCCGGAGGGCCCCGTCGACCTCGCGATCGTCGCCGTACCCCCGGCCAGGGTCGCCGGGGCGCTGGCCGGGGCCATGGAGGCCGGTCTGGCCCGCGGCTACCTCGACGTCGCCAGCGTCAAGGGCGGGCCCCGCCGGGAACTGGAAGCCCTCGGTCTCGACCTCTCCGGATACATCGGTACGCATCCGATGGCGGGCAAGGAGCGCTCCGGCCCGCTGGCCGCCAGCGCCGACCTCTTCGAGGGCCGCCCCTGGGTGCTCACCCCCACCCCGGACACCGACACCGAGGTCCTCAACCTCGCCCTCGAACTCGTCGCCCTCTGCCGGGCCGTCCCCGTCGTCATGGACGCCGACGCCCACGACCGGGCCGTCGCCCTGGTCTCCCACACCCCCCAGCTGGTGTCGTCGATGGTCGCCGCCCGGCTCCGGGAGGCCGACGAGACCGCGGTACGGCTCTGCGGGCAGGGCATCCGCGATGTCACCCGGATCGCCGCCTCCGACCCCCGGATGTGGGTGGACATCCTCTCCGCCAATCCCGGGCCGGTCGCCGAGGTGCTCGGGGCCATCGCCGCCGACCTCGACGAGACGGTCCGGGCCCTGCGGTCGCTGGAGTCCGCCGAGACCGCCGAGCGGCGCGACGGGGCCTCGGGCATCGAGGACGTACTGCGGCGCGGCAACGCCGGACGGGCCAGGGTCCCCGGCAAGCACGGCGCGGCCCCGGCCGCCTACGAGGTCGTCGCCGTCCTGATCAGCGACCGCCCCGGCGAACTGGCCAGGATCTTCGCCGACGCCGGGCGGGCGGGCGTCAATATCGAGGACGTCCGGATCGAACACGCCACCGGCCAGCAGGCAGGTCTGGTGCAGCTGATGGTGGAACCCGCGGCCGTCACCGTCCTCAGCGCCTCCCTGCGCGAACGCGGCTGGTCGGTCCGCCCCTGA
- a CDS encoding I78 family peptidase inhibitor: protein MAPVPHAFGEPDDSTGAYVGLSADAAERRARAKGWTTVRSLPPGAIITLEYLRGRINFEVEHGRVTRCWHG, encoded by the coding sequence ATGGCACCTGTTCCGCATGCGTTCGGTGAGCCGGACGATTCCACCGGGGCGTACGTAGGCCTGAGCGCGGACGCCGCCGAACGGCGCGCCCGGGCGAAGGGCTGGACCACCGTGAGATCGCTGCCGCCGGGCGCGATCATCACGCTGGAGTATCTGCGCGGCCGGATCAACTTCGAGGTCGAACACGGCAGGGTGACCCGCTGCTGGCACGGCTGA
- a CDS encoding lysophospholipid acyltransferase family protein gives MYGLWHPRVLGAWRVPAAGPVILAVNHSHAVDGPMLMGTAPRPVHFLIKKEAFVGPLDPFLLRIGQLKVDRSGTDRAAVTNALGILERGDVLGIFPEGTRGEGDFASLRAGLAYFAVRSGAPVVPVAVLGSTERRGRLIGALPPLRGRMDVVFGDPFQAGDGSGRRTRTALDEATVRIQQRLTTHLENARRLTGRAG, from the coding sequence ATGTACGGGCTGTGGCACCCCCGGGTGCTCGGCGCCTGGCGGGTCCCCGCCGCCGGACCGGTGATCCTCGCCGTCAACCACTCCCACGCCGTCGACGGACCCATGCTGATGGGCACCGCACCGCGGCCCGTGCACTTCCTGATCAAGAAAGAGGCCTTCGTCGGCCCCCTGGACCCCTTTCTGCTGCGCATCGGCCAGCTGAAGGTCGACCGGTCGGGCACCGACCGCGCCGCCGTCACCAACGCCCTGGGGATCCTGGAGCGCGGCGACGTCCTGGGGATCTTCCCGGAGGGCACCCGCGGCGAGGGCGATTTCGCGTCCCTCCGCGCCGGTCTCGCGTACTTCGCGGTACGGTCCGGTGCCCCGGTGGTCCCGGTGGCGGTGCTGGGAAGCACCGAGCGCCGTGGACGGTTGATCGGTGCACTGCCCCCGCTGCGCGGCCGGATGGACGTCGTCTTCGGCGACCCCTTCCAGGCGGGCGACGGATCGGGCCGCCGTACCCGCACCGCCCTGGACGAGGCCACGGTCCGGATTCAGCAGCGGCTCACCACCCATCTGGAAAACGCCAGGCGCCTCACCGGGCGCGCCGGGTAA
- a CDS encoding Rieske (2Fe-2S) protein codes for MAMSTGRRTVLAAGAATAAGLAAGCSGGGGGSAAPSSTPAASAPESGSATGTATAAPSGSPSLGKELAKKSGIPVGGGKVFTAEKVVVTQPTAGEFKAFSAVCTHQGCLVDKVAGGTIDCPCHGSRFRIADGSVERGPAARPLPTASITVTGDAVLLS; via the coding sequence ATGGCGATGAGCACAGGGCGGCGGACGGTGCTGGCGGCCGGGGCGGCGACGGCCGCGGGCCTGGCGGCGGGGTGCTCCGGCGGGGGCGGGGGTTCGGCGGCGCCCTCGTCGACGCCCGCCGCGAGCGCCCCGGAGAGCGGGTCCGCCACGGGCACCGCGACCGCGGCCCCGTCCGGGAGCCCGTCGCTCGGCAAGGAGCTGGCGAAGAAGTCCGGGATCCCGGTCGGCGGCGGGAAGGTCTTCACCGCCGAGAAGGTGGTGGTGACCCAGCCGACGGCCGGGGAGTTCAAGGCGTTCTCCGCGGTCTGCACCCATCAGGGCTGTCTGGTGGACAAGGTGGCCGGCGGCACGATCGACTGCCCCTGTCACGGCAGCCGCTTCCGGATCGCGGACGGTTCGGTCGAGCGCGGACCGGCCGCCCGACCGCTGCCGACCGCTTCGATCACGGTCACCGGGGACGCGGTACTGCTCTCCTGA
- a CDS encoding phosphatase PAP2 family protein, producing MRTDIFARLDREPEPPKIEIPRMSRTRLALFGGTAAFYTAIVVAVLVPTWLVTIDWKVMLFRPYQQWPELHAWLDYFVVLGQRGPTAVMVAAWLGWRSWRMHTLRPMLVLGAALLLLNVTVGSVKLGLGRLGPHYATQIGSTEMFSGGDIFPSGHTANAVVTWGILAYMATTPRTRRNLSALSATVSLGVGLTTVYLGTHWLSDVLLGWAAGLLILLALPWCEPLIARAEARILDLRDRWRAGRLPLPSLPVAAGGPRPSHALPNPARGRGVPATKRTHGSRPPVVGVGASLPGPSARTRTAKPAGSSEGVPAPARRSGRETATPSHGSRTMTGG from the coding sequence GTGCGTACCGACATCTTCGCCCGACTGGACCGGGAGCCGGAACCACCGAAGATAGAGATCCCGCGGATGAGCCGCACCCGTCTCGCCCTCTTCGGCGGAACGGCTGCCTTCTACACGGCTATCGTCGTGGCCGTGCTGGTGCCCACCTGGCTGGTGACCATCGACTGGAAAGTGATGCTCTTCCGGCCGTACCAGCAGTGGCCCGAGCTGCACGCGTGGCTGGACTACTTCGTCGTCCTCGGCCAGCGGGGCCCCACGGCCGTCATGGTCGCCGCGTGGCTCGGCTGGCGCTCCTGGCGCATGCACACCCTGCGGCCGATGCTGGTGCTCGGCGCCGCGCTGCTGCTGCTCAATGTGACCGTCGGCTCCGTCAAGCTGGGCCTGGGCCGGCTCGGCCCCCACTACGCGACCCAGATCGGTTCGACCGAGATGTTCTCGGGCGGCGATATATTTCCGTCCGGCCACACCGCGAACGCCGTGGTGACCTGGGGAATCCTCGCCTATATGGCGACCACCCCGAGGACCCGCCGCAATCTCTCGGCGCTGTCGGCGACGGTCTCCCTGGGCGTCGGCCTCACCACCGTCTACCTCGGCACGCACTGGCTGAGCGACGTCCTCCTCGGCTGGGCCGCCGGGCTGCTGATCCTGCTGGCCCTGCCGTGGTGCGAACCGCTCATCGCCCGGGCCGAGGCCCGGATCCTCGACCTGCGGGACCGGTGGCGGGCCGGCCGGCTGCCGCTGCCGTCACTGCCGGTGGCCGCGGGCGGGCCCCGGCCGAGCCACGCCCTGCCGAACCCGGCCCGGGGCCGGGGCGTACCCGCGACGAAGCGCACGCACGGATCCCGACCCCCCGTGGTCGGCGTGGGCGCCTCGCTGCCCGGACCGTCCGCCCGGACCCGGACGGCGAAGCCCGCGGGGTCGTCGGAGGGCGTACCCGCACCGGCACGGCGGTCCGGACGGGAGACGGCGACACCGTCGCACGGCAGCCGTACGATGACCGGCGGCTAG
- a CDS encoding helix-turn-helix transcriptional regulator, whose product MLETSARLLRLLSLLQAHREWSGADLARRLGVTPRTVRRDVDRLRELGYPVNASPGTGGGYRLGAGARLPPLLLDDDEAVAVAVGLRTAAGQGIEGIGESSVRALAKLEQVLPDRLRRRVGALNAFTVPLLRTSGAGLDASVLTELAHACRDSETLRFRYEDHGGTATRRTVEPHRLVCTERRWYLVAWDVDRADWRTFRADRIVPTPPHGPRFTPRTPPAEDLAAYVSRGLSTRAYATEAVIRLHMSAERARERISPSDGVVEPVDDGHCLLHTGATSLDVMVIHVMLMGVDFEVVEPVELVEHIRMLRDRLGRAVGRVRPVPDGVREM is encoded by the coding sequence ATGTTGGAGACCTCCGCACGACTCCTGCGCCTGCTCTCGCTGCTCCAGGCCCACCGCGAGTGGTCCGGCGCCGATCTGGCCCGGCGGCTCGGTGTCACCCCGCGCACGGTCCGCCGCGACGTGGACCGGCTGCGCGAGCTGGGCTACCCCGTCAACGCCAGCCCCGGGACCGGCGGCGGCTACCGGCTCGGAGCCGGTGCCCGGCTGCCGCCGCTGCTCCTCGACGACGACGAGGCGGTGGCCGTCGCGGTCGGGCTGCGCACCGCCGCCGGCCAGGGCATCGAGGGCATCGGGGAGAGCTCCGTACGCGCTCTCGCCAAACTGGAACAGGTGCTGCCCGACAGGCTGCGGCGCCGGGTCGGCGCCCTCAACGCCTTCACCGTGCCGCTGCTGCGCACCTCCGGCGCCGGGCTCGACGCCTCGGTCCTCACCGAACTCGCCCACGCCTGCCGGGACAGCGAGACGCTGCGGTTCCGCTACGAGGACCACGGCGGTACCGCCACCCGGCGCACCGTCGAACCGCACCGGCTGGTGTGCACGGAGCGCCGCTGGTACCTCGTCGCCTGGGACGTCGACCGGGCGGACTGGCGCACCTTCCGGGCGGACCGGATCGTGCCCACCCCGCCCCACGGTCCGCGGTTCACCCCGCGCACTCCGCCCGCCGAGGACCTGGCGGCCTATGTGTCGCGCGGACTGTCGACCCGCGCCTATGCCACCGAGGCCGTGATCAGGCTCCATATGTCCGCCGAGCGGGCGCGGGAGCGGATCTCGCCGTCGGACGGGGTGGTGGAGCCGGTCGACGACGGCCACTGCCTGCTGCACACCGGAGCGACCAGCCTGGATGTGATGGTGATCCACGTGATGCTGATGGGCGTGGACTTCGAGGTGGTCGAACCGGTGGAGCTGGTCGAGCACATCAGGATGCTGCGGGATCGACTCGGGCGCGCGGTCGGCCGAGTCCGGCCGGTCCCGGATGGTGTGAGGGAAATGTGA
- a CDS encoding nucleotidyltransferase domain-containing protein, whose amino-acid sequence MYSGPAPEQLVRDHTVYSCVMGSRAFGLATGDSDTDRRGVFLAPTSLFWRFDKPPAHAEGPLPEQFSWELERFCELGLRANPNILEVLYSPLVERIDDTGRELLALRGAFVSREVHRTFVQYAHGQHRKLTASLRPGHEPRWKPAMHLLRLLLCCRDLLRSGELVLDVGEEREGLLAVRRGEVPWPRVEARLAELVAEADQALTRSPLPEAADRARVEDFLVRVRRASAGGPGPRA is encoded by the coding sequence ATGTACAGCGGCCCGGCACCCGAACAGCTCGTCCGTGACCACACCGTCTACTCCTGTGTGATGGGGTCGCGGGCCTTCGGGCTCGCGACCGGTGACAGCGATACCGACCGCCGGGGCGTCTTCCTCGCCCCCACCTCGCTGTTCTGGCGGTTCGACAAGCCCCCCGCGCATGCCGAGGGCCCGCTGCCCGAGCAGTTCTCCTGGGAGCTGGAACGCTTCTGCGAACTGGGGCTGCGGGCCAATCCGAACATTCTGGAGGTGCTGTACTCCCCGCTGGTGGAGCGGATCGACGACACCGGGCGGGAGCTGCTGGCACTGCGCGGCGCCTTTGTCTCGCGGGAGGTCCACCGCACCTTCGTGCAGTACGCGCACGGGCAGCACCGGAAACTGACGGCGAGTCTGCGGCCGGGCCACGAGCCCCGCTGGAAACCGGCGATGCATCTGCTGCGGCTGCTGCTGTGCTGCCGCGATCTGCTGCGCTCGGGTGAGCTGGTGCTCGACGTCGGCGAGGAGCGGGAGGGGCTGCTGGCGGTACGGCGGGGCGAGGTGCCCTGGCCGCGGGTGGAGGCCCGGCTGGCGGAGCTGGTGGCGGAGGCGGACCAGGCGCTGACCCGCTCCCCGCTCCCGGAGGCCGCGGACCGCGCCCGGGTGGAGGACTTCCTGGTCCGGGTCCGCCGCGCCTCGGCCGGTGGGCCCGGACCGCGGGCCTGA
- the der gene encoding ribosome biogenesis GTPase Der yields MNDQHDHGALGDAEYAEFMELAAVEGFDAEDVEEAIDEAGHGPLPVLAVVGRPNVGKSTLVNRIIGRREAVVEDRPGVTRDRVTYEAEWAGRRFKLVDTGGWEQDVLGIDASVAAQAEFAIEAADAVVFVVDATVGPTDTDEAVVKLLRRSGKPVVLCANKVDGPSGEADAAMLWSLGLGEPHPVSALHGRGTGDMLDAVLDVLPDAPAQTFGTAVGGPRRIALIGRPNVGKSSLLNKVAGEERVVVNEMAGTTRDPVDELIELGGVTWKFVDTAGIRRRVHLQEGADYYASLRTAAAVEKAEVAVVLIDASESISVQDQRIITMAVEAGRAMVIAYNKWDTLDEERRYYLEREIETELGQIAWAPRVNVSAATGRHMEKLVPAIETALAGWETRVPTGRLNAFLGEIVASHPHPIRGGKQPRILFGTQAGTKPPRFVLFASGFLEHGYRRFVERRLREEFGFEGTPLHISVRVREKRGRKK; encoded by the coding sequence ATGAACGACCAGCACGACCACGGAGCGCTCGGCGACGCCGAGTACGCGGAGTTCATGGAGCTTGCCGCAGTCGAGGGCTTCGACGCCGAGGACGTGGAGGAGGCCATCGACGAGGCCGGTCACGGCCCGCTGCCCGTCCTCGCCGTCGTCGGCCGCCCCAATGTCGGCAAGTCGACCCTGGTGAACCGGATCATCGGCCGCCGCGAGGCGGTCGTCGAGGACCGGCCCGGCGTCACCCGCGACCGCGTCACCTACGAAGCCGAATGGGCGGGCCGCCGCTTCAAGCTCGTCGACACCGGCGGCTGGGAGCAGGACGTCCTCGGGATCGACGCCTCCGTCGCCGCCCAGGCCGAGTTCGCCATCGAGGCCGCCGACGCGGTCGTCTTCGTCGTGGACGCCACCGTCGGCCCCACCGACACCGACGAGGCCGTGGTGAAGCTGCTGCGCCGGTCGGGGAAGCCGGTGGTGCTCTGCGCCAACAAGGTCGACGGACCCAGCGGCGAGGCCGATGCGGCCATGCTGTGGTCCCTCGGACTCGGCGAGCCGCACCCGGTCTCCGCGCTGCACGGCCGCGGCACCGGCGACATGCTCGACGCCGTCCTCGACGTCCTGCCCGACGCCCCCGCCCAGACCTTCGGCACGGCGGTCGGCGGCCCGCGCCGGATCGCCCTCATCGGCCGTCCGAACGTCGGCAAGTCGTCCCTGCTCAACAAGGTCGCGGGCGAGGAGCGGGTGGTCGTCAACGAGATGGCGGGCACCACCCGCGACCCGGTCGACGAGCTGATCGAGCTGGGCGGGGTGACCTGGAAGTTCGTCGACACCGCCGGTATCCGCCGCCGGGTCCACCTCCAGGAGGGCGCCGACTACTACGCCTCCCTGCGCACCGCCGCCGCCGTCGAGAAGGCGGAGGTCGCGGTGGTCCTCATCGACGCCAGTGAGTCCATCAGCGTCCAGGACCAGCGGATCATCACCATGGCCGTCGAAGCGGGCCGCGCGATGGTGATCGCGTACAACAAGTGGGACACCCTCGACGAGGAGCGCCGCTACTACCTGGAGCGCGAGATCGAGACCGAGCTCGGTCAGATCGCCTGGGCGCCCCGGGTCAATGTCTCCGCCGCCACCGGCCGCCATATGGAGAAGCTGGTCCCGGCCATCGAGACCGCGCTCGCCGGCTGGGAGACCCGGGTCCCCACCGGCCGGCTGAACGCCTTCCTCGGTGAGATCGTCGCCTCCCACCCGCACCCGATCCGGGGCGGCAAGCAGCCGCGGATCCTCTTCGGCACCCAGGCGGGCACCAAGCCCCCGCGGTTCGTGCTCTTCGCCTCCGGCTTCCTGGAGCACGGCTACCGCCGCTTCGTGGAGCGCAGGCTGCGGGAGGAGTTCGGCTTCGAGGGCACCCCGCTGCACATCTCGGTCCGGGTCCGCGAGAAGCGCGGCCGCAAGAAGTAG